A genomic stretch from Pochonia chlamydosporia 170 chromosome 4, whole genome shotgun sequence includes:
- a CDS encoding 50S ribosome-binding GTPase domain-containing protein, whose amino-acid sequence MESNSNNTSSSASAGAIAARTQQCLNEMKSLPKPARVVLIVGRAGVGKSSLLEDLTGSTGHSQQTVDNVAVKFEIEKAVLDNDDYFILDTPGFTAGNEHQTFHEIVRGIQAIRPFAHIAGIVHVTHIHQRFDQFDEKLVRFTNALCGQAYSKLTLVTTFWTAQGQKQQSMFNEQLDLLLHRWRDVVGVGQAKVKTYQHGRQYEAGQDTGEFLNWYGDRDEIAQHAKDMITRSFGGQPRRAPRIIQELEDSIPLYDTAAGRVLGMLRETRRATSSAGMADDAPQERYQVPRDEWEPPSWHEPRPGPTSTPRSHVQADNTAPQIPWGSIFDFVKEGCSWLMRNNLGPVASQGAGGPSFGASASYRGFGDPNSVVDVMKSFGMDSSLSGRQAYAAANGITGAVGSAAWNTAIRRHLSGSF is encoded by the exons ATGGAATCCAACTCTAACAATACCTCTTCGTCAGCCTCTGCTGGCGCTATCGCGGCCAGAACCCAACAGTGCCTCAATGAGATGAAGTCTCTCCCAAA GCCCGCGAGAGTTGTACTTATCGTCGGTCGAGCCGGAGTTGGGAAATCCTCCCTTCTCGAAGACCTCACCGGATCGACTGGACATTCGCAGCAGACCGTTGACAATG TTGCCGTGAAATTTGAAATTGAAAAAGCCGTCCTTGACAACGACGACTACTTCATCCTGGACACTCCCGGCTTCACTGCTGGGAATGAACACCAAACCTTCCACGAGATTGTCCGTGGCATCCAAGCCATCCGTCCGTTTGCTCACATCGCTGGAATAGTGCATGTCACACACATTCATCAGCGTTTTGATCAATTCGACGAAAAGCTCGTCCGTTTCACGAATGCCCTTTGTGGCCAGGCCTACTCGAAGCTGACTTTGGTGACTACATTCTGGACAGCGCAAGGTCAAAAGCAGCAATCTATGTTTAATGAACAGCTCGacctgcttcttcatcgctgGCgggatgttgttggtgttggccaagccaaggtCAAGACGTATCAGCACGGAAGACAGTACGAGGCAGGACAGGATACGGGAGAATTCTTGAATTGGTACGGCGACCGAGATGAGATTGCGCAACACGCAAAAGATATGATAACTCGCAGCTTTGGCGGGCAACCAAGGCGTGCCCCGAGAATCATTCAGGAACTTGAAGACAGCATTCCCCTCTATGATACCGCCGCAGGGAGGGTTCTTGGCATGCTCCGGGAAACCAGGCGTGCTACATCGTCTGCAGGCATGGCCGATGATGCGCCCCAGGAACGATACCAAGTTCCCCGTGACGAGTGGGAGCCGCCATCCTGGCACGAACCACGACCAGGACCGACCTCAACTCCAAGATCTCACGTACAGGCGGACAACACCGCGCCTCAGATTCCCTGGGGATCGATCTTCGATTTTGTGAAAGAAGGCTGTTCGTGGCTGATGAGGAACAATTTGGGTCCCGTTGCGAGCCAAGGCGCCGGTGGTCCAAGTTTCGGTGCGAGCGCTTCCTACCGTGGATTTGGGG ATCCAAACTCTGTCGTCGACGTTATGAAGTCGTTCGGTATGGATTCGAGCCTTAGCGGCAGGCAAGCATACGCCGCTGCCAATGGCATTACCGGCGCAGTGGGCTCTGCGGCCTGGAATACCGCGATTCGGAGGCATCTCAGCGGTAGTTTCTGA
- a CDS encoding high-affinity methionine permease (similar to Colletotrichum fioriniae PJ7 XP_007600304.1) has protein sequence MNALSSGNDDHAHRQNVGGRSSHDDREMQNALADVINMPVDKGRFVTRTPEEPFRLTFVDVTCLLINRTIGTGIFNGPRDVMKGVGSPGLAILVWVCGCIYGLSGAHVFLEYGLNVPRYVIDGVEQSVPRSGGELHYLQYVFPWPSYKKGTVLLSGVLFGISFILVGNMASNCIDCAVHLMQIANPDKKDFELNQEVIRGIAIVIAAVTCFIHAFSRRGGILLNNVFAIIKTLILVFIIIATWVVAGRRDGISALLQDKVGNVKDTAPTANDETVGAPQAFLSVIFAFFGFDQPSYVLGEIKNPRKNLPRSMWWGMGIVSVLYVGVNICYMIIVPADAQVANNVAQEFFKRVFKSDSRGQQTVNAFLAISSFGNVVVWTYTAARMKQEIAKQGFIPFAKFFAKNKDFSLGKLVTWLEGGRQNSPGCIIRFLNPANHSEKTPVGALLLHFLSCLVLILATWKMAVSNAYNILFRIFTYIIAAWFGFFLALGILILHFRGPPPTEPVQTRNHNHVPDQPSIQKTWAQMIKGTVNPNVGIFCATLYLAGSLYPIIMNWVPPSGSSSVEWYVVPVISWCVLAFSAVWFLGFVAIAKYRSYMGHKEFVYVCELEFDQAEKKKPRAVGDEDLPVAEASSGANRGGLILLHETIYMSWQAMETHVLHGGNGSTHNADDFAIPNQHGANHEHRQRAVSGEFDNTDFAQ, from the exons ATGAATGCCCTATCCTCTGGCAATGATGACCACGCTCACCGGCAGAATGTTGGGGGGCGATCAAGTCACGACGATAGGGAAATGCAAAATGCCTTAGCAGATGTGATTAACATGCCCGTCGACAAAGGTCGCTTCGTCACCAGAACTCCAGAAGAGCCATTCCGTTTGACCTTTGTCGATGTGACATGCCTTTTGATAAACCGAACCATAG GGACCGGAATTTTTAATGGTCCTCGCGACGTAATGAAAGGTGTTGGCAGCCCCGgacttgccattctcgtctGGGTCTGTGGTTGCATCTACGGCCTCTCAGGCGCACACGTTTTTCTTGAGTACGGACTGAATGTGCCGCGTTACGTTATCGATGGAGTAGAGCAGTCAGTTCCTCGATCAGGAGGAGAGCTGCACTATCTTCAATATGTCTTCCCATGGCCCAGTTACAAAAAGGGCACAGTTCTGTTGAGTGGCGTCCTATTTGGCATCAGTTTCATCCTTGTTGGAAACATGGCCAGTAACTGCATCGACTGCGCTGTGCATCTTATGCAGATTGCAAACCCCGACAAAAAAGACTTCGAACTTAACCAGGAGGTCATCCGTGGAATTGCAATTGTAATTGCAGCAGTCACCTGCTTTATCCACGCCTTCTCTCGACGTGGTGGTATCCTGCTCAACAATGTCTTTGCCATTATCAAAACCTTGATTTTAgttttcatcatcattgctACATGGGTGGTGGCTGGCCGGCGGGATGGTATAAGTGCCCTCCTGCaggacaaggttggcaacgTGAAAGACACTGCTCCAACTGCTAATGATGAAACCGTTGGGGCTCCTCAAGCATTCCTCTCCGTTA TTTTTGCCTTTTTTGGTTTCGATCAACCAAGCTAT GTGCTAGGAGAAATCAAAAATCCGCGAAAGAACCTTCCCAGATCTATGTGGTGGGGTATGGGCATCGTATCCGTGCTCTACGTGGGTGTCAACATTTGTTAT ATGATTATCGTCCCGGCAGACGCTCAGGTGGCCAATAATGTGGCTCAAGAATTCTTCAAGAGAGTGTTTAAGTCGGATAGCCGTGGCCAGCAAACGGTCAACGCGTTTCTTGCCATCTCATCATTtggcaatgtcgtcgtctGGACATATACCGCCGCTCGAATGAAGCAGGAAATTGCGAAGCAGGGTTTTATTCCCTTTGCCAAGTTTTTCGCAAAGAACAAGGACTTCAgtcttggcaagcttgtgACGTGGCTCGAGGGTGGCAGGCAGAATTCTCCTGGTTGTATCATTCGGTTTCTCAATCCTGCCAACCATAGCGAGAAAACGCCAGTCGGCgctctgctcctccactTTCTCAGCTGCCTAGTTCTTATTCTCGCTACATGGAAGATGGCTGTCAGCAACGCTTACAACATACTTTTTAGAATCTTCACCTACATAATAGCAGCTTGGTTCGGTttcttcctcgcccttgGCATCCTGATTTTGCATTTCCGAGGCCCGCCACCGACAGAACCAGTCCAAACACGAAATCACAACCATGTCCCCGACCAGCCTTCAATCCAAAAGACTTGGGCACAAATGATCAAGGGCACCGTCAATCCAAATGTTGGCATCTTCTGTGCAACGCTTTACCTCGCAGGGAGCCTCTATCCAATCATAATGAACTGGGTGCCGCCATCGGGATCTTCCTCGGTCGAGTGGTACGTAGTACCGGTTATCTCGTGGTGTGTACTGGCTTTCTCTGCTGTCTGGTTTCTTGGATTTGTGGCCATTGCGAAATACAGGAGCTACATGGGTCACAAGGAGTTTGTTTACGTGTGTGAACTGGAATTCGATCAAGCCGAGAAAAAGAAGCCTCGGGCTGTGGGCGATGAGGATCTACCAGTCGCGGAGGCGTCTTCCGGGGCCAATCGTGGCGGGCTTATCCTCCTCCACGAGACCATTTACATGTCCTGGCAGGCCATGGAGACACATGTTTTACacggtggcaatggcagcaccCATAACGCCGATGATTTTGCTATTCCCAACCAACATGGGGCAAATCATGAACACCGACAGAGAGCGGTAAGTGGGGAGTTTGATAATACAGATTTTGCTCAGTGA
- a CDS encoding CAS1 appressorium specific protein (similar to Metarhizium acridum CQMa 102 XP_007806786.1) — MRSTTMYMALVAFSSSLVNAHGKPTTATGNAGGVSRALGLLPEGSVPDTGPNKLTEVDTPVFGNKKIASKGLGKTAGGGTIRLADAAKSIQAAGGDPAKITPGGQLSFTWQTVTSDGGGPIRALCNTEAKDDFTKNSVELTIQQNVPGKNGNVKPGANASKQLPAGFSAKGKKQAKRGVADGIDELFGRYIGRRAVNVNDKTNVVATAPPDMTCNGVIGTNTGMCLCKIANSNNAGPFGGVMPVQMVSGTGNSTGGAPAGGAPAGGAPAGKAAAKGKSANKV; from the exons ATGCGTTCCACAACTATGTACATGGCCCTGGTGGCCTTTTCTTCCAGCCTTGTTAACGCCCACGGCAAGCCCACGACTGCT ACCGGAAACGCTGGCGGCGTCTCCCGAGCGCTGGGCCTTCTACCCGAAGGCTCGGTGCCCGACACGGGTCCCAACAAATTGACTGAGGTCGACACGCCCGTTTTTGGTAACAAAAAAATCGCTTCCAAGGGCCTGGGCAAGACCGCTGGCGGCGGTACCATCAGGCTCGCCGACGCAGCCAAGAGTATCCAGGCCGCTGGTGGTGATCCTGCCAAGATCACCCCAGGCGGACAGCTCAGCTTCACTTGGCAAACTGTGACTTCT GACGGCGGTGGCCCAATCCGGGCTCTGTGCAACACGGAAGCAAAAGACGATTTTACCAAGAACTCGGTCGAGCTTACAATACAACAGAATGTCCCAGGCAAGAACGGAAATGTTAAGCCAGGAGCAAACGCCAGCAAGCAGCTACCGGCTGGCTTTTCGGCGAAGGGAAAAAAGCAGGCCAAAAGGGGCGTGGCAGACggaattgatgaattgtttGGTCGCTACATTGGGAGGCGAgccgtcaacgtcaacgaTAAAACG AACGTCGTGGCCACGGCTCCCCCCGACATGACCTGTAATGGAGTGATTGGCACCAATACTGGGATGTGTCTATGCAAGATTGCCAATAGTAACAATGCTGGTCCGTTTGGTGGTGTTATGCCTGTTCAGATGGTCTCTGGCACAGGCAATTCAACTGGAGGCGCTCCCGCTGGAGGCGCTCCCGCTGGAGGCGCTCCCGCTGGAAAGGCAGCAGCCAAAGGCAAATCCGCCAACAAGGTCTAG
- a CDS encoding GXWXG protein domain-containing protein: MSSPEEVWMNLIKRDGLTPHETAASSFSALKPVTADFLTRGKGEWQGGEINTGHPARHLLTEMNWAGKVFRSAEDVDPVIVYDEAGKRKWNPDWGRARLREIKFQDRNTVAMVYDDFPIIDFFKYVSEDVVAGAMDSKTHNSDGIFYFYLKRL, encoded by the exons ATGTCTTC TCCCGAGGAGGTTTGGATGAATCTCATTAAACGGGATGGGCTGACCCCGCACGAAACAGCCGCATCGAGCTTCTCCGCCCTCAAACCCGTGACGGCTGATTTTCTAACTCGTGGTAAAGGAGAATGGCAAGGTGGCGAGATCAACACCGGACATCCAGCTAGACACTTACTGACCGAAATGAACTGGGCCGGCAAGGTTTTTCGAAGTGCTGAGGATGTGGACCCCGTTATTGTGTACGACGAGGCAGGGAAGAGGAAGTGGAATCCGGACTGGGGACGTGCCAGA CTGCGGGAAATAAAGTTCCAAGACAGAAACACAGTCGCCATGGTTTACGATGATTTTCCTATTATCGATTTCTTCAAGTACGTGTCGGAAGACGTGGTTGCTGGCGCCATGGACTCTAAGACGCACAACTCGGATGGCATCTTTTATTTCTATCTCAAGAGGCTTTAG
- a CDS encoding snoaL-like domain-containing protein gives MRFINFLLGGLQVAAAASAASPSILLTSSDQPVPFFDLPNAFRGSDFVPDPFDVEAIRNVLAHYPLAIDGKNFAALDRVFAPNAVANYSAPLGVLKPLSAIQTALKASLAVVTTQHSYGTQIIDVLSPASAVSVTYYTATHFGMGPHEGQIVTAYGQYQDVWTRQRDLTWRISHRNLVYMGALIGNLSIFT, from the exons ATGCGGTTCATCAATTTCTTGCTCGGTGGCCTACAagtcgccgccgccgcttcTGCAGCAAGTCCTTCCATCTTATTGACATCCTCAGACCAACCAGTGCCTTTTTTTGATCTCCCCAATGCCTTTCGTGGCTCGGATTTCGTCCCCGATCCTTTCGACGTAGAGGCTATTCGCAATGTTTTGGCACACTATCCGTTAGCTATTGACGGCAAGAACTTCGCTGCTCTTGACCGTGTCTTTGCTCCTAATGCAGTAGCAAACTACTCTGCGCCACTGGGTGTATTGAAACCATTATCCGCTATCCAGACGGCGTTGAAGGCCAGCCTTGCAGTTGTCACGACTCAGCACTCTTACGGCACTCAAATTATCGACGTGCTGTCTCCGGCCTCGGCTGTTTCTGTGACGTACTATACCGCGACTCACTTTGGGATGGGGCCGCATGAAGGACAGATTGTGACTGCTTACGGACAGTATCAGGATGTGTGGACTCGGCAAAGAGATCTGACTTGGAGGATTAGTCACCGGAACTTGGTATATATG GGCGCTCTGATTGGAAATTTGTCTATTTTTACGTAA
- a CDS encoding cysteine-rich secretory protein family domain-containing protein has translation MIALKLALISLAAASPVMVEVRQDTGGFQKEMLASHNFYRYQHGAKDLIWDDGLAKSAQGWADTCNIYHEGTWAQGIGENLAWRWPFINWAAFVNSWGVERLQYNWNTPGSQDAAGHFTQLVWKQTTKVGCGWKLCNGYLYYLVCRYSPAGNDWGLGQFEANVAPQIHGSPTDVYK, from the exons ATGATTGCACTCAAACTTGCTCTTATATCATTGGCGGCTGCATCTCCTGTTATGGTAGAAGTACGGCAGGACACTGGAGGCTTCcagaaggagatgttggccTCCCACAACTTCTATCGCTACCAACATGGAGCCAAAGATTTGATTTGGGATGATGGTCTTGCCAAATCTGCACAAGGCTGGGCGGATACTTGCAACATATACCACGAG GGAACCTGGGCGCAGGGTATTGGAGAGAACCTTGCTTGGAGGTGGCCATTCATTAACTGGGCCGCCTTTGTGAACTCATGGGGTGTCGAACGGTTGCAATACAACTGGAACACCCCTGGGTCTCAGGATGCTGCTGGTCATTTCACCCAACTGGTATGGAAGCAGACGACCAAAGTTGGGTGTGGCTGGAAGCTCTGTAATGGCTATCTTTACTACCTCGTTTGCAGATATAGCCCTGCCGGCAACGACTGGGGTTTAGGGCAGTTTGAGGCAAACGTGGCGCCTCAAATTCATGGTAGCCCGACTGATGTGTATAAGTAG
- a CDS encoding PAF-acetylhydrolase family member (similar to Metarhizium acridum CQMa 102 XP_007810727.1) produces the protein MPPESPPSPTLELTSLSPSPTESISPDSPLLTPTSTTPQPAWLLPSRTGLQTTLHKARTITTPLLRRVPRLSLKSSLIYIPLLYTLICLTLSIPPFASRLPGYTGPYSVGAIDLEVPLPKAQLIADPVFKDSHTPAFELETVLFTIYYPINKDVKSHKKPLYWIPKPISLTAKGYARFAHADNLFIRPIFTFALWLIAGSITIPAQVDVPLYTSTLKSPVVVFSHGMASSRTDYTNYLGELASRGTVIAAIEHRDGSSPGSFIKVPDQPAKNRIHFRESDLLASPSNNTPVDTPSLKRHQLAFRDAEIFYTIQLLQRINANSSIPCTRSTPESLASFASRLDFQRLITAGHSYGATATLQAIKSSHNSDSNSNSDSNSDSDFEDGYKSPNPSVGGIALDPGKESGPLNADINIPLLVIHSNSWSKKMSIFFGRPHFDTVRDLVQDVLNRTGAAWFLTSLGTSHPSVSDAPLIEHLLLSWTTGASLNVKEALKEYVRVSDDFIKFLGSKQAEGLLDEKVTHKEYNKWVSDERKTSFPKDLARLWEIHVSPASPIDSKG, from the coding sequence ATGCCCCCCGAATCACCCCCCTCGCCAACCCTCGAACTCACATCCctctcaccctcacccaCCGAATCCATCTCCCCAGACTCCCCCCTCCTAACACCAACATCCACCACCCCCCAACCAGCCTGGCTCCTCCCATCACGAACCGGCCTCCAAACCACCCTCCACAAAGCCcgcaccatcaccacccccctcctccgccgcGTCCCCCGCCTCTCCCTAAAATCCTCCCTCATCTACATCCCCCTCCTCTACACGCTCATCTGCCTCACCCTATCCATCCCGCCGTTCGCATCCCGTCTCCCAGGCTACACGGGCCCTTACTCCGTCGGCGCAATCGATCTCGAAGTCCCTCTCCCGAAAGCACAACTCATAGCGGACCCTGTGTTCAAAGACTCTCACACCCCAGCTTTTGAACTTGAAACCGTCCTCTTCACAATATACTACCCCATCAATAAGGATGTCAAATCCCACAAGAAGCCCCTATACTGGATTCCCAAACCGATAAGCCTCACAGCAAAGGGATACGCTCGATTCGCCCACGCAGATAACCTCTTCATTCGACCAATCTTCACGTTCGCACTATGGCTCATCGCAGGATCAATCACCATCCCCGCACAAGTCGACGTACCACTCTACACATCCACTCTCAAATCCCCAGTGGTCGTCTTCTCGCACGGCATGGCTTCCTCTCGAACAGACTACACAAACTACCTAGGCGAACTCGCGTCCAGGGGAACCGTCATCGCAGCCATAGAACACCGCGACGGCTCCTCACCAGGAAGTTTCATCAAAGTCccagaccaaccagccaaGAATAGAATCCACTTCCGGGAATCAGACCTCCTCGCATCCCCTTCCAACAACACGCCTGTCGATACACCGTCCCTCAAAAGACACCAACTCGCGTTTCGGGACGCAGAAATATTCTACACTAtccagctgctgcagcgAATTAATGCGAATTCTTCAATCCCATGTACACGCTCGACACCAGAATCCCTCGCATCATTCGCATCGAGGCTCGATTTTCAGAGGCTCATCACAGCGGGGCACTCGTACGGCGCGACGGCTACTCTCCAGGCAATCAAGTCGTCTCACAATTCTGACTCTAACTCTAACTCAGACTCTAACTCAGATTCTGACTTTGAGGATGGATATAAAAGCCCCAATCCCTCAGTAGGAGGCATAGCCCTAGACCCCGGCAAAGAAAGCGGCCCCCTAAACGcagacatcaacatcccccTCCTAGTAATCCACTCAAACTCATGGTCCAAGAaaatgtccatcttcttcggcaGACCTCACTTCGACACCGTGCGAGACCTTGTGCAAGACGTGCTGAACCGCACCGGCGCCGCCTGGTTTCTCACCAGTCTCGGCACAAGTCATCCCAGTGTGTCGGATGCGCCGCTCATTGAACACCTGTTACTGAGTTGGACAACCGGCGCAAGCTTGAATGTAAAGGAAGCTCTAAAGGAATATGTTCGCGTGTCGGACGATTTTATCAAGTTTTTGGGATCCAAGCAGGCAGAGGGTCTTTTGGACGAGAAGGTGACTCACAAGGAGTACAACAAATGGGTGAGCGATGAGAGAAAAACATCCTTCCCCAAGGACTTGGCCAGATTGTGGGAGATACACGTCAGTCCTGCTTCACCCATTGACTCGAAAGGCTGA
- a CDS encoding cerevisin precursor (similar to Aspergillus terreus NIH2624 XP_001215724.1), protein MKTVLALSVAAVAQAAFSTETIHKGSAPVLSSVHADVVPDSYIIKFKDHVNEAKATDHHKWIQNIHKDGEEERFELRKRSLGSSIEEAFAGMKHTYNIATGFKGYSGHFHESTIEKVRNHPDVEFIEKDTIVHTMRPVSSEESVQEDCNPETEKQAPWGLARVSHRKGLSFGTYNKYLYAAEGGEGVDAYVIDTGTNIEHVDFEGRAKWGKTIPTGDADEDGNGHGTHCSGTIAGKKYGVAKKANVYAVKVLRSNGSGSMADVVKGVEFAATSHAEQVKAAKDGKRKGFKGSVANMSLGGGKTQALDAAVNAAVKAGIHFAVAAGNDNADACNYSPAAAELPVTVGASAFDDTRAYFSNYGKCTDIFAPGLNILSTWIGSKYAVNTISGTSMASPHICGLLAYYLSLQPASDSEYSVAPITPKQLKDTLIKISTEGVLTDIPAGTPNKLAWNGGGCSNYSKIVAAGGWTGKPAASEIEKVEKAAKEEVRIISTKVSKGVKNFGDKAEKFVEKIHDVVDKEIEHFISEISL, encoded by the exons atgaaGACTGTCCTCGCCCTCTCCGTGGCGGCTGTCGCTCAGGCGGCATTCAGCACCGAGACTATCCACAAGGGATCTGCTCCCGTTCTCAGCTCCGTTCACGCCGATGTCGTCCCCGACTCTTACatcatcaagttcaaggacCACGTcaacgaggccaaggccaccgaCCACCACAAATGGATTCAGAACATCCACaaagatggcgaagaggaGCGCTTTGAGCTCCGTAAGCGTAGCCTCGGCTCCTCTATTGAGGAGGCTTTCGCTGGCATGAAGCACACCTACAACATTGCCACCGGCTTCAAGGGCTACTCTGGCCACTTCCACGAGTCCACTATCGAGAAGGTCCGAAACCATCCCGAT GTTGAATTCATTGAGAAGGACACCATCGTCCACACCATGCGTCCCGTCAGCTCTGAGGAGTCTGTTCAGGAGGACTGCAACCCCGAGACCGAGAAGCAGGCTCCTTGGGGCCTTGCTCGTGTCTCCCACCGCAAGGGTCTTTCTTTCGGCACCTACAACAAGTATCTCTATGCTGCCGAAGGCGGcgagggtgttgatgccTACGTTATTGACACTGGTACCAACATTGAGCACGTCGACTTTGAGGGCCGCGCTAAGTGGGGTAAGACTATTCCTactggtgatgctgatgaggatggcaaCGGCCACGGCACTCACTGCTCTGGAACCATTGCCGGCAAGAAGTACGGtgttgccaagaaggcaaacGTCTATGCCGTCAAGGTCCTCCGCTCCAAtggctctggcagcatggCCGATGTCGTCAAGGGTGTCGAATTCgctgccaccagccacgCCGAGCAGGTCAAGGCTGCTAAGGATGGTAAGCGCAAGGGCTTCAAGGGCTCTGTCGCCAACATGtctcttggtggtggcaagaCCCAGGCTCTCGACGCTGCCGTGAACGCTGCCGTCAAGGCTGGCATTCACTTTGCTGTCGCTGCCGGTAACGACAATGCCGATGCCTGCAACTACTCTCCTGCCGCTGCCGAACTCCCCGTGACTGTCGGTGCTTCTGCCTTCGACGACACTCGTGCTTATTTCTCCAACTACGGCAAGTGCACTGACATTTTTGCCCCCGGTCTGAACATTCTTTCCACCTGGATCGGCTCCAAGTACGccgtcaacaccatctctggTACATCCATGGCCTCCCCTCACATCTGCGGTCTCCTCGCCTACTACCTCTCTCTTCAGCCTGCCAGCGACTCTGAGTACTCTGTTGCTCCCATCACCCCCAAGCAGCTCAAGGATACACTCATTAAGATCTCCACCGAGGGAGTCTTGACTGACATCCCTGCCGGAACCCCCAACAAGCTCGCCTGGAACGGTGGTGGCTGCAGCAACTACTCCAAGATTGTCGCCGCCGGTGGCTGGACTGGTAAGCCCGCCGCCTCTGAGATCGAAAAAGTcgagaaggctgccaaggaggaggTCAGGATCATCTCCACCAAGGTCTCCAAGGGTGTCAAGAACTTCGGCGACAAGGCTGAGAAGTTTGTCGAGAAGATTCACGACGTTGTCGacaaggagattgagcaCTTCATCTCCGAGATTTCTCTGTAA